Proteins encoded within one genomic window of Streptomyces profundus:
- a CDS encoding NADH-quinone oxidoreductase subunit D, with protein sequence MMTTHATRSAEARETTEGTVYTVTGGDWDEFAAAVESADDERIVVNMGPQHPSTHGVLRLILEIDGETVTEARAGIGYLHTGIEKNLEYRTWSQGPTFVTRMDYLTPLFNEAAYCLGVEKLLGITDDVPDRASVIRVLLMEVNRLASHFVAVATGGMELGATTVMMYGFRDREHCLDIFELITGLRMNHAFIRPGGLAQDLPPGAIDALREFIRTMRKNLPEYDKLCTGNPVFKARLQDVGYLDLTGALALGATGPVLRSAGLPHDLRKSDPYCGYENYDFEVPTTDTCDSYGRFLLRIEEMRQSLRIIEQCIERLEPGPVMVADKKIAWPAQLALGPDGMGNSLDHIKNIMGTSMEALIHHFKLVTEGFRVPPGQVYTAVESAKGELGVHMVSDGGTRPYRVHFRDPSFTNLQSMAAMCEGGMVADVIVAVASIDPVMGGVDR encoded by the coding sequence CTGATGACCACACACGCCACCCGGTCCGCCGAGGCCAGGGAGACAACCGAAGGCACCGTCTACACCGTCACCGGAGGCGACTGGGATGAGTTCGCCGCCGCCGTCGAATCCGCGGACGACGAGCGGATCGTCGTCAACATGGGTCCCCAACACCCCTCCACACACGGGGTGTTGCGGCTGATCCTGGAGATCGACGGGGAGACGGTCACGGAGGCCCGCGCCGGCATCGGCTATCTGCACACCGGGATCGAGAAGAACCTGGAGTACCGCACCTGGTCGCAGGGCCCCACGTTCGTCACGCGCATGGACTACCTGACGCCGCTCTTCAACGAGGCGGCGTACTGCCTGGGCGTGGAGAAGCTGCTCGGCATCACCGACGACGTCCCGGACCGCGCCAGCGTGATCCGGGTGCTGCTGATGGAGGTCAACCGCCTCGCGTCGCACTTCGTGGCCGTCGCCACCGGCGGCATGGAGCTGGGCGCCACCACGGTGATGATGTACGGCTTCCGGGACCGCGAGCACTGCCTGGACATCTTCGAGCTGATCACCGGGCTGCGGATGAACCACGCCTTCATCCGCCCCGGCGGCCTCGCCCAGGACCTGCCGCCCGGCGCCATCGACGCGCTCCGCGAGTTCATCAGGACGATGCGGAAGAACCTGCCGGAGTACGACAAGCTCTGCACCGGCAACCCGGTCTTCAAGGCGCGGCTCCAGGACGTCGGCTATCTGGACCTGACCGGCGCGCTGGCGCTCGGCGCCACCGGGCCGGTCCTGCGCTCCGCCGGGCTCCCGCACGACCTGCGCAAGTCCGACCCGTACTGCGGCTACGAGAACTACGACTTCGAGGTGCCGACCACCGACACCTGCGACTCCTACGGGCGCTTCCTGCTGCGCATCGAGGAGATGCGCCAGTCGCTGCGGATCATCGAGCAGTGCATCGAGCGGCTGGAGCCTGGCCCCGTGATGGTGGCCGACAAGAAGATCGCCTGGCCCGCCCAACTGGCCCTCGGCCCCGACGGGATGGGCAACTCGCTCGACCACATCAAGAACATCATGGGCACCTCCATGGAGGCCCTGATCCACCACTTCAAGCTGGTCACCGAGGGCTTCCGGGTCCCGCCCGGGCAGGTGTACACGGCGGTCGAGTCCGCCAAGGGCGAGCTGGGCGTGCACATGGTGAGCGACGGCGGCACCCGCCCGTACCGGGTCCACTTCCGCGACCCCTCGTTCACCAACCTCCAGTCCATGGCGGCGATGTGCGAGGGCGGCATGGTCGCCGACGTCATCGTCGCGGTGGCGTCCATCGACCCCGTGATGGGAGGCGTTGACCGATGA
- a CDS encoding NADH-quinone oxidoreductase subunit C — protein MSDEHETPGAGGVPAARGEGEPIARRRGMFGANNGGDTSGYGGLSRVVRMPGASQRPYGGYFDEVADELEGALEEQGIAPEAAIEKTVVDRAEITFHIAREHLPVVCRTLRDDPALRFELCTGVSGVHNPTDAGRELHAVYHLRSLTHGRLIRIEVSVPDSDPHVPSVVDTYPTNDWHEREVYDFFGLIFDGHPALTRIMMPDDWQGFPQRKDYPLGGIPVEYKGAQIPAPDQRRSYS, from the coding sequence GTGAGCGACGAGCACGAGACCCCCGGCGCCGGCGGCGTTCCCGCGGCCAGGGGCGAGGGCGAGCCGATCGCCCGCCGGCGCGGGATGTTCGGCGCCAACAACGGCGGTGACACCAGCGGTTACGGCGGGCTCAGCCGCGTCGTCCGGATGCCGGGCGCCAGCCAGCGGCCCTACGGCGGCTACTTCGACGAGGTGGCCGACGAGTTGGAGGGCGCCCTGGAGGAGCAGGGGATCGCCCCCGAGGCCGCCATCGAGAAGACCGTGGTGGACCGGGCGGAGATCACCTTCCACATCGCCCGCGAGCACCTCCCCGTGGTCTGCCGCACGCTGCGCGACGATCCGGCGCTCCGCTTCGAGCTGTGCACCGGCGTCAGCGGCGTGCACAACCCCACGGACGCGGGGCGCGAGCTGCACGCGGTCTACCACCTGCGGTCGTTGACCCATGGCCGGCTGATCAGGATCGAGGTCAGCGTCCCGGACAGCGACCCCCATGTGCCCTCGGTCGTCGACACCTACCCGACCAACGACTGGCACGAGCGCGAGGTCTACGACTTCTTCGGGTTGATCTTCGACGGACACCCGGCGCTCACCCGGATCATGATGCCCGACGACTGGCAGGGCTTTCCGCAGCGCAAGGACTACCCGCTCGGCGGCATCCCCGTCGAGTACAAGGGCGCCCAGATCCCGGCACCCGACCAGCGGAGGTCGTACAGCTGA
- a CDS encoding NuoB/complex I 20 kDa subunit family protein, whose amino-acid sequence MGLEEQIPSGFLLSTVEQVAGLARKTSIFPATFGLACCAIEMMTTGAGRYDLARFGMEVFRGSPRQADLMIVAGRVSQKMAPVLRQVYDQMPNPKWVISMGVCASSGGMFNNYAIVQGVDHIVPVDIYLPGCPPRPEMLMDAIIKLHSKIREEKLGVNREQAAREAEEAAMNALPTIEMKGLLR is encoded by the coding sequence ATGGGCCTGGAAGAACAGATCCCCAGCGGGTTCCTGCTCAGCACCGTCGAGCAGGTGGCCGGACTGGCCAGGAAGACCTCGATCTTCCCCGCCACCTTCGGACTCGCCTGCTGCGCCATCGAGATGATGACCACGGGTGCCGGCCGCTACGACCTGGCGCGGTTCGGCATGGAGGTGTTCCGTGGCTCGCCGCGACAGGCCGATCTGATGATCGTGGCCGGGCGGGTCAGTCAGAAGATGGCGCCCGTGCTGCGCCAGGTCTACGACCAGATGCCGAACCCCAAGTGGGTCATCTCGATGGGCGTCTGCGCCTCGTCGGGCGGCATGTTCAACAACTACGCGATCGTCCAGGGCGTGGACCACATCGTCCCGGTCGACATCTACCTGCCCGGCTGCCCGCCGCGCCCCGAGATGCTGATGGACGCGATCATCAAGCTGCACTCCAAGATCCGCGAGGAGAAGCTCGGCGTCAATCGCGAGCAGGCCGCCAGGGAGGCGGAGGAGGCCGCGATGAACGCGCTGCCCACCATCGAGATGAAGGGGCTGCTGCGGTGA
- a CDS encoding NADH-quinone oxidoreductase subunit A yields the protein MNAYVPILVLGALAAGFAVFSVVAAALIGPRRYNRAKLDAYECGVEPTPQPAGGGRFPVKYYLTAMLFIIFDIEIVFLYPWAVHFDALGMFGLVQMLVFVGLIGVAYAYDWRRGGLEWD from the coding sequence GTGAACGCGTATGTGCCCATCCTCGTACTGGGCGCCCTAGCGGCGGGATTCGCCGTCTTCTCCGTGGTTGCGGCTGCGTTGATCGGCCCCAGGCGGTACAACCGCGCCAAACTGGACGCCTACGAGTGCGGCGTCGAGCCCACTCCGCAACCGGCTGGCGGCGGGCGGTTCCCCGTCAAGTACTACCTGACGGCGATGTTGTTCATCATCTTCGACATCGAGATCGTCTTCCTCTATCCCTGGGCCGTGCACTTCGACGCGCTCGGGATGTTCGGGCTCGTGCAGATGCTGGTCTTCGTCGGTCTGATCGGCGTCGCCTACGCGTACGACTGGCGGCGAGGGGGCCTGGAGTGGGACTGA
- a CDS encoding sulfite exporter TauE/SafE family protein codes for MSDISLTTAVLLCVAAALAGWIDAVVGGGGLLLLPALLIGLPDSSPTYALGTNKAVAVTGTSIAALTYARKAPLDRRLALRLGVVALLAAGGGAVFASAVSKEALQPLIMVVLLGVAGFVVLRPRFGLAPEGAAPRVPSRRRKVAALLLIGVGVGFYDGLIGPGTGTFLVIGLVGLLHMSMLHATATAKIVNVGTNVGALAVFTANGTVFWQLAAAMALFNMAGAWTGAHMALARGSGFVRVVLLTVVTALVARLAYDQWAT; via the coding sequence GTGTCAGACATATCCCTCACCACGGCCGTGCTGCTGTGTGTGGCCGCGGCCCTGGCCGGCTGGATCGACGCGGTGGTCGGCGGCGGCGGACTGCTGCTGCTCCCCGCGCTGTTGATCGGCCTCCCGGACAGCTCCCCCACCTACGCCCTGGGCACCAACAAGGCGGTCGCCGTCACCGGCACCTCCATCGCCGCGCTCACCTATGCCCGGAAGGCACCGCTGGACCGCCGACTGGCGCTCCGTCTCGGCGTCGTGGCGCTGCTCGCCGCCGGTGGCGGCGCGGTCTTCGCCTCGGCGGTCAGCAAGGAGGCGCTGCAACCCCTGATCATGGTGGTGCTGTTGGGGGTCGCGGGCTTTGTGGTGCTCCGCCCCCGCTTCGGCCTCGCCCCCGAGGGCGCGGCGCCCCGCGTCCCGTCCCGCCGCCGAAAGGTGGCCGCGCTGCTGCTGATCGGGGTGGGCGTCGGCTTCTACGACGGCCTGATCGGCCCGGGCACCGGAACGTTCCTGGTGATCGGTCTGGTGGGACTTCTGCACATGTCGATGCTGCACGCGACCGCTACTGCCAAGATCGTGAATGTCGGAACAAACGTCGGGGCGTTGGCCGTGTTCACGGCCAACGGCACGGTGTTCTGGCAACTGGCCGCCGCGATGGCCCTCTTCAACATGGCCGGCGCCTGGACCGGCGCCCACATGGCCCTCGCCCGAGGCAGCGGCTTCGTCCGCGTGGTCCTCCTGACCGTCGTCACAGCCCTGGTCGCCCGCCTCGCCTACGACCAGTGGGCCACCTGA
- a CDS encoding very short patch repair endonuclease has protein sequence MPPDRAWKPRVGMSRESRAAEQDRAAGGRHERAIDLGEGKFARASVTLRLYRRTRRIRAYLRWSQSGETREQYVGEVDKDTRAANLERAWSMARSAGHVTAETVPSGSWATSPASRAVMAGNKGRDTKPERLLRSALHRKGMRYRVSVRPVADLRRTADVVFTKVKVAVFVDGCYWHGCPEHYRPATKRAEFWQEKIAGNQARDGETTAALEECGWKVIRFWEHEDPLEAAEIVNEAVKARRAATLLNS, from the coding sequence ATGCCTCCTGACCGGGCGTGGAAGCCTCGAGTTGGGATGAGTAGGGAGTCCCGAGCGGCTGAGCAGGACCGCGCCGCCGGCGGTCGCCACGAACGAGCAATCGACCTTGGTGAAGGAAAGTTCGCCCGCGCCTCCGTTACGTTGCGTCTTTACCGCAGGACACGACGCATTCGCGCTTACCTGAGATGGTCGCAATCCGGTGAGACGAGAGAGCAATACGTCGGTGAGGTGGATAAGGATACGCGCGCCGCGAACTTGGAACGTGCGTGGTCGATGGCACGTTCTGCTGGTCATGTCACCGCAGAGACCGTGCCTTCTGGCTCGTGGGCCACATCTCCTGCCTCCCGTGCGGTCATGGCAGGGAACAAGGGGCGAGACACCAAGCCGGAACGCCTCCTTCGATCCGCCCTTCACCGTAAGGGGATGCGTTACAGGGTCTCGGTTCGGCCGGTCGCCGACCTGCGGCGAACCGCTGATGTTGTGTTTACCAAGGTTAAAGTAGCTGTCTTTGTTGATGGTTGCTACTGGCACGGTTGTCCGGAGCACTATCGGCCGGCCACGAAACGGGCTGAGTTCTGGCAAGAGAAGATCGCGGGAAATCAGGCACGGGACGGGGAGACAACAGCGGCCCTCGAAGAGTGTGGCTGGAAGGTCATCCGATTTTGGGAGCATGAAGACCCATTGGAAGCTGCCGAGATAGTCAACGAAGCTGTCAAAGCTAGGCGAGCAGCGACTTTGCTTAATTCATGA
- a CDS encoding DNA cytosine methyltransferase: MSELREERHEVGTCVELFAGGGGLAMAVHAAGFRPLLVNEYAKRACESLSSNPPNPAEPEKRWPLVSGDVRYVHYADYISEKVDVLAGGPPCQPFSLGGIHKGVEDERNMFPEMFRAIRELKPKAVICENVRGLLRPSFRPYFLYILNEMRLPFEERKMEDTWEEHNEILEKLIANETVDLSKRYVVKELEVNAADYGVPQIRNRVIIIAFRADLEVNWDDFKPKRTHSYESMIHSMREGGPYWTERHTKVPAEVRKHVIANLPELDYEDAKVKEGLKLEPWRTLRDAIEGIDENEGRPLPYVTEEAVKDKVEVGGIPDHIGWPGARAYAGHTPNVLDRPAKTVKAGVHGVPGGESVMQLDDVNFVNEGGGTGYRYMTVRETARVMTFPDHVVLNGPRGEKMRQLGNAVPVKLGTVFSKAVAEALKSVGALKGMEGQK, encoded by the coding sequence ATGTCTGAGCTGCGAGAAGAGCGTCATGAAGTGGGCACCTGCGTCGAGCTGTTCGCCGGCGGCGGAGGGCTCGCGATGGCCGTGCATGCGGCGGGCTTCCGTCCGCTCCTGGTGAATGAGTACGCCAAGCGGGCCTGTGAGTCCCTGAGTAGCAACCCGCCGAACCCTGCCGAGCCCGAAAAGCGTTGGCCTCTTGTTTCAGGTGACGTGCGGTATGTCCACTACGCGGACTACATCTCGGAGAAGGTCGATGTACTCGCGGGTGGGCCGCCGTGTCAGCCGTTCAGTCTGGGCGGTATCCATAAAGGCGTAGAAGATGAGCGGAACATGTTCCCCGAGATGTTCCGCGCCATCCGAGAGCTGAAACCCAAGGCGGTCATCTGTGAGAACGTGCGTGGTCTTCTCCGGCCTTCTTTCCGGCCGTACTTTTTGTATATTTTGAACGAAATGCGTTTGCCGTTCGAGGAGCGAAAAATGGAGGATACATGGGAAGAGCATAACGAAATTCTTGAAAAGTTGATCGCCAATGAAACGGTTGACTTGTCGAAGCGTTATGTGGTGAAGGAGCTGGAGGTTAACGCGGCCGACTACGGGGTACCGCAAATTCGAAATCGAGTGATCATCATTGCGTTCCGTGCTGACCTGGAGGTCAACTGGGACGATTTCAAGCCCAAGAGGACTCATTCATATGAGTCCATGATCCATTCCATGCGTGAAGGCGGGCCTTACTGGACTGAGCGACACACCAAGGTGCCCGCCGAGGTCCGCAAGCATGTTATCGCCAACCTTCCTGAGCTGGACTATGAAGACGCGAAGGTCAAGGAGGGGCTGAAACTGGAGCCGTGGCGTACTCTGCGCGACGCCATCGAGGGAATCGACGAGAACGAGGGGAGGCCGCTCCCGTACGTCACGGAAGAAGCGGTCAAGGACAAGGTTGAAGTGGGCGGTATCCCAGATCATATCGGGTGGCCTGGAGCGCGTGCGTACGCTGGGCACACTCCGAATGTGTTGGACCGGCCCGCAAAGACCGTGAAGGCGGGCGTGCACGGTGTGCCCGGAGGTGAATCCGTCATGCAACTCGACGATGTCAACTTCGTTAATGAAGGCGGAGGAACCGGGTACCGATACATGACAGTTCGGGAGACCGCGAGAGTCATGACATTCCCGGATCATGTTGTTCTGAATGGGCCACGGGGTGAGAAAATGAGGCAGTTGGGGAACGCGGTACCGGTGAAGCTCGGGACGGTATTTTCTAAAGCCGTTGCTGAAGCACTCAAGTCCGTAGGCGCTCTGAAGGGCATGGAGGGTCAGAAGTGA
- a CDS encoding GIY-YIG nuclease family protein has product MQLGNHADFKLSITKALGDQLAEELEKLTPAPLTETNIRLLPPTKGVYQLRRGSKLLYVGKAEVTLSQRLGKHLRKLSGREGIRLEEITFTALSVDEDFSAVAPEKLLINRFQGAGEAPWNENGFGINDPGDKRDTTVFADNHFDQLYPARLDWIIDGLPLGTQNLRTLLKIAKDALPYTFRYAYYRKAKENIYEQFEVEISKPQMTAGDFFQFVSGSLPEPWQIMALPGYVVMYPRELRSESARHYYVAGEMVLAEDMSGGADSPPVST; this is encoded by the coding sequence ATGCAGTTGGGGAACCACGCCGATTTCAAGCTAAGCATCACAAAGGCTCTCGGCGACCAGTTGGCCGAGGAACTTGAGAAACTCACGCCCGCTCCCCTTACCGAGACGAACATCCGCCTGTTGCCGCCCACCAAGGGCGTCTATCAGCTGCGTCGGGGCAGCAAACTTCTATACGTCGGCAAAGCTGAAGTCACCCTGTCCCAACGCCTCGGGAAGCATCTGCGAAAACTGAGCGGCCGCGAAGGAATCCGCCTTGAGGAGATCACCTTCACCGCACTTTCCGTCGACGAAGACTTCTCCGCCGTCGCTCCTGAGAAATTGCTCATCAACAGGTTTCAGGGCGCCGGGGAGGCTCCGTGGAACGAGAATGGATTTGGCATCAACGATCCTGGCGACAAGCGTGACACCACGGTCTTCGCAGATAACCACTTCGACCAACTGTACCCGGCGAGGCTCGACTGGATCATAGACGGTCTCCCTCTTGGAACGCAGAACCTGCGCACCTTGTTGAAGATCGCGAAGGACGCGCTCCCATACACCTTCCGGTACGCCTACTACCGGAAGGCAAAGGAAAATATCTATGAACAGTTCGAGGTAGAGATCTCGAAGCCGCAGATGACCGCCGGCGACTTTTTCCAGTTCGTTAGTGGGTCTCTACCGGAGCCGTGGCAGATCATGGCTCTACCGGGCTACGTGGTCATGTACCCAAGGGAATTGCGCAGCGAGAGCGCGCGCCATTACTACGTGGCAGGCGAGATGGTCCTCGCCGAGGACATGTCAGGAGGTGCCGATAGTCCCCCGGTATCCACATAG
- a CDS encoding C40 family peptidase, translated as MSPIRYRGRHRKPRTSRISGLRLIRGGVLTGVVGSVAVTGTAGPASATEQPAESTGELPTVTAALATSNIRAAQATEDLATHTEQRRTLAWAQERAIVAAQRTAAEQRAEAEARAEAERLAAEEAEAAAQAEEAAAQAAEQATAAEAESAPAEEPQIQTQSAPASGGAAAVIDFARSQLGDAYVMGGTGPDSWDCSGLVQAAFQTVGVSLPRVSGAQATAGTSVSLDALQPGDILYWGGSPSSAYHVAIYTGDGTFVGAQNPSTGVVERELDYDAPSGAVRVL; from the coding sequence ATGTCCCCAATCCGTTACCGAGGCCGGCACCGCAAACCCCGGACCTCCCGCATCAGCGGCCTGCGCCTGATACGCGGCGGCGTCCTCACGGGCGTGGTCGGCTCGGTCGCGGTCACCGGCACGGCCGGTCCCGCTTCCGCGACCGAGCAGCCCGCCGAGTCCACCGGTGAACTGCCCACGGTCACCGCCGCGCTGGCCACCAGCAACATCCGAGCCGCCCAGGCCACCGAGGACCTGGCCACCCACACCGAACAGCGCCGCACCCTGGCCTGGGCCCAGGAGCGCGCCATCGTCGCCGCCCAGCGCACCGCCGCCGAGCAGCGCGCCGAGGCGGAAGCCCGCGCCGAGGCCGAGCGGTTGGCGGCCGAGGAGGCGGAGGCCGCCGCCCAGGCCGAGGAGGCCGCCGCGCAGGCCGCCGAGCAGGCCACCGCCGCCGAGGCGGAGTCGGCGCCGGCCGAGGAGCCGCAGATCCAGACCCAGTCGGCGCCCGCGTCCGGCGGCGCCGCGGCCGTCATCGACTTCGCCCGCTCCCAACTGGGCGACGCCTACGTCATGGGCGGCACAGGACCCGACAGCTGGGACTGCTCGGGCCTGGTCCAGGCCGCGTTCCAGACCGTCGGCGTCTCCCTGCCCCGCGTCTCCGGCGCCCAGGCGACGGCCGGCACCTCCGTCTCGCTGGACGCCCTCCAGCCCGGCGACATCCTCTACTGGGGCGGCAGCCCCAGCAGCGCGTACCACGTCGCCATCTACACGGGTGACGGCACGTTCGTCGGCGCGCAGAACCCCTCGACGGGCGTGGTGGAGCGCGAGCTGGACTACGACGCCCCCTCCGGCGCGGTCCGCGTGCTCTGA
- a CDS encoding geranylgeranyl reductase family protein, translating to MGEPNVAETAEKTPSEHRADVIVVGAGPAGSTTAYHLAQAGLDVLLLEKTAFPREKVCGDGLTPRATKQLIAMGIDVSEEAGWLRNKGLRILSGGQRVQLDWPELASFPDYGLVRKRDDFDEQLARAAEKAGARIHERCNVSAPIRDERTGRIIGVEAKLGLEKTPTTFRAPVVVAADGNSSRLSLAMDRHRDERRPMGVAVRTYFTTPRHDDDYLESWLELWDRRGDKPKLLPGYGWVFGMGDGTSNVGLGVLNSSPAFRDLDWREVLRAWCAGMPEEWQFTPEHMTGPIRGAALPMAFNRKPHYGRGLMLVGDSGGLVNPFNGEGIAYAMESGRIAAEVISQAMARQTPTQRELALLGYSKVLRETYGGYYTMGRAFVKIIGNPRVMKLAAERGLSHPMLMRFLLKLLANLTDPAGGDASDRVINGLTKLAPRA from the coding sequence ATGGGAGAGCCGAACGTGGCTGAGACCGCCGAGAAGACCCCCTCCGAACACCGCGCCGATGTGATTGTGGTGGGGGCCGGGCCAGCAGGCTCCACGACCGCCTACCACCTCGCCCAGGCCGGACTTGACGTGCTCCTGTTGGAGAAGACCGCCTTCCCCCGGGAGAAGGTCTGCGGCGACGGACTCACGCCCCGGGCCACCAAGCAGCTGATCGCCATGGGGATCGACGTCTCCGAAGAGGCCGGCTGGCTGCGGAACAAGGGGCTCCGCATCCTCAGCGGCGGCCAGCGCGTCCAGCTGGACTGGCCGGAGTTGGCCTCGTTCCCCGACTACGGGCTGGTCCGCAAGCGCGACGACTTCGACGAGCAGCTGGCCAGGGCGGCCGAGAAGGCCGGGGCCAGGATCCACGAGCGCTGCAACGTCTCGGCGCCGATCCGCGACGAACGCACCGGTCGGATCATCGGCGTGGAGGCGAAGCTGGGTCTTGAGAAGACCCCCACCACCTTCCGCGCCCCCGTGGTCGTGGCGGCCGACGGCAACTCCTCCCGGCTCTCCCTCGCGATGGACCGGCACCGGGACGAGCGCCGCCCCATGGGCGTCGCCGTGCGGACGTACTTCACCACCCCGCGCCACGACGACGACTATCTGGAGTCCTGGCTCGAACTCTGGGACCGGCGAGGCGACAAGCCCAAGCTGCTGCCCGGCTACGGCTGGGTCTTCGGCATGGGCGACGGCACCTCCAACGTCGGCCTCGGCGTGCTCAACAGCTCGCCGGCCTTCCGCGACCTGGACTGGCGCGAGGTGCTGCGGGCCTGGTGCGCGGGGATGCCGGAGGAGTGGCAGTTCACCCCCGAGCACATGACGGGCCCGATCCGGGGCGCGGCGCTGCCGATGGCGTTCAACCGCAAGCCGCACTACGGCCGTGGCCTGATGCTGGTGGGTGACTCCGGCGGCCTGGTCAACCCGTTCAACGGCGAGGGCATCGCCTACGCCATGGAGTCCGGCCGGATCGCGGCCGAGGTGATCAGCCAGGCGATGGCCCGACAGACGCCCACCCAGCGGGAGTTGGCGCTGCTCGGCTACTCCAAGGTGCTGCGGGAGACCTACGGCGGCTACTACACGATGGGCCGCGCCTTCGTGAAGATCATCGGCAACCCCCGGGTGATGAAGCTGGCCGCCGAGCGCGGTCTCAGCCACCCGATGCTGATGCGCTTCCTGCTGAAGCTGCTCGCCAACCTGACCGACCCGGCCGGCGGCGACGCCTCGGACCGTGTGATCAACGGCCTCACCAAGCTGGCCCCCCGCGCCTGA
- a CDS encoding demethylmenaquinone methyltransferase produces the protein MTRASLEKQPKEVAAMFDAVAARYDLTNDVLAMGQNRRWRKAVVRAVAPRPGEFVLDLAAGTGTSSEPFAAAGAFTVPCDFSQGMLGEGKRRQPWLPFTAGDATRLPFADGVFDAVTISFGLRNVADPDAGLRELLRVTKPGGRLVVCEFSHPTWAPFRTVYSEYLMRALPAVATRVSSSPDAYTYLAESIRAWPDQPGLARRLLGAGWERVAWRDLTGGIVALHRGTKPGE, from the coding sequence GTGACACGTGCCTCGCTGGAGAAGCAACCCAAGGAAGTCGCCGCCATGTTCGACGCGGTGGCGGCGCGCTACGACCTCACCAACGACGTTCTCGCCATGGGCCAGAACCGCCGCTGGCGCAAGGCGGTGGTGCGCGCGGTCGCTCCGCGCCCGGGGGAGTTCGTCCTCGATCTGGCCGCCGGCACCGGCACCTCATCCGAACCCTTCGCGGCGGCGGGCGCGTTCACGGTGCCCTGTGACTTCAGCCAGGGCATGTTGGGCGAGGGCAAGCGGCGCCAGCCCTGGCTCCCGTTCACCGCGGGGGACGCCACCCGGCTGCCGTTCGCCGACGGCGTGTTCGACGCCGTGACGATCTCCTTCGGCCTGCGCAACGTCGCCGACCCGGACGCCGGGCTACGGGAGCTGCTCCGGGTCACCAAGCCGGGCGGCCGGCTGGTGGTGTGCGAGTTCAGCCACCCGACGTGGGCCCCGTTCCGCACCGTCTACAGCGAGTATCTGATGCGGGCGCTGCCCGCCGTGGCGACGCGGGTCTCCAGCAGCCCCGACGCCTACACCTATCTCGCCGAGTCGATCCGCGCGTGGCCCGACCAGCCCGGGCTGGCCCGGCGGTTGCTCGGGGCGGGGTGGGAACGGGTCGCCTGGCGCGATCTGACGGGCGGCATCGTCGCCCTGCACCGGGGCACCAAGCCCGGGGAGTAG
- a CDS encoding RNA polymerase sigma-70 factor, translated as MSAQQADGAATEVFHRHRNLLFSVAYRLLGSAADAEDAVQDAWLKWSAADRSDVVEPRAYLTRIVSNLALERLRSARYRRETYVGPWLPEPILTSGEPVGTAAGAAAETADVADTVTAAESVSMAMLVVLETLSPLERAVFVLREVFAFGHAEIAEAVGRSEPAVRQAAHRAREHVRARRPRFAADRARQRAVTERFVAAASGGDVNALMEALSPDVTLWTDGGGKVSQFMDPLVGAEELASWFVSLGTFAYEGVEPEEMAVELVEINGALGMLFTGRGRVFSTITFDFDPEGRIAGVYGVVNPEKLRAVAGGVARDVSTA; from the coding sequence ATGAGCGCACAGCAAGCGGACGGTGCCGCGACCGAGGTGTTCCACCGGCATCGGAACCTGCTGTTCTCGGTGGCCTACCGCCTCCTCGGCTCGGCCGCCGACGCCGAGGACGCCGTCCAGGACGCCTGGCTCAAGTGGTCGGCCGCCGACCGTTCGGACGTGGTCGAGCCGCGCGCGTATCTGACCCGGATCGTGTCGAACCTCGCGTTGGAGCGGCTGCGTTCCGCCCGGTACCGGCGCGAGACCTATGTCGGCCCCTGGCTGCCCGAGCCCATCCTCACCAGCGGCGAACCCGTCGGGACCGCCGCCGGAGCCGCCGCCGAGACCGCCGATGTCGCCGACACCGTCACGGCCGCCGAGTCCGTCTCGATGGCGATGCTGGTGGTGCTGGAGACGCTCAGCCCGCTGGAACGCGCCGTGTTCGTGCTGCGGGAGGTCTTCGCCTTCGGCCACGCCGAGATCGCCGAGGCGGTCGGCCGCTCGGAGCCAGCCGTGCGCCAGGCCGCGCACCGCGCCAGGGAGCATGTGCGGGCCAGGCGCCCGCGGTTCGCCGCCGACCGGGCGCGGCAGCGCGCCGTCACCGAGCGGTTCGTCGCCGCCGCGTCCGGCGGCGACGTCAACGCCCTGATGGAGGCGCTGTCCCCGGACGTCACCCTGTGGACCGACGGTGGGGGGAAGGTCTCCCAGTTCATGGACCCGCTGGTGGGCGCCGAGGAGCTGGCCTCCTGGTTCGTCTCCCTGGGCACGTTCGCCTATGAGGGCGTCGAGCCCGAGGAGATGGCCGTGGAGCTGGTCGAGATCAACGGCGCGCTCGGCATGTTGTTCACCGGGCGGGGGCGGGTCTTCTCGACCATCACCTTCGACTTCGACCCGGAAGGACGCATCGCCGGCGTGTACGGGGTGGTCAACCCGGAGAAGCTGCGCGCCGTGGCCGGCGGCGTCGCGCGCGACGTCTCGACGGCGTGA